From a single Sulfolobus sp. E5-1-F genomic region:
- a CDS encoding proton-conducting transporter membrane subunit gives MVYFSFILLIISFILAVSIFFIRSRIASFIVSLLSIAINIPFLFLKGSYEYIFVSKYIEDFGIVINNINYPFLITILIITLLTTVYSLRYMEHKFKEDNRYNWGLYYALYTLFSLSMLYTVLSTNLLELYIFLEISLISSFLLIALYGYGDRRRISLMYFIWTHIGTILLLASIIIIGLTSGSMNIYTNAYTFANYSAIPYSILVFIIAVIGMFIKGAQAGFNIWLPYAHGEAPTPISVLLSPNMVGLGIFVVIIYYYLFPTMSFIAPIFIAWALITMIYGGINALAQKDFKRFLAYSSVSQMGYMLLGASIAFLGGLSSSITSLPLGILASILIYVSHGFGKAILFMSAGASITELNERNIEKLGGLYLSSPIHSTMAFIGTLNLLGLPPTIGLISEALLIFSVGTILDKIGLSAFVIIVAFIMIAIGTSSAYIGYLFKTVYAGKKENKNLDNLKEYSIPMLLIGALSIITFFIPQYISPSLTFTLLFSNSIILPLIAFLPVIGSLIALVTPKSFNQDLRGAIVVLTIGISMVLSAFLLVNNLGQPLFGHPQLSYSFGYLQFSANLLQAILSLFVSSLSFFIALYSIGYMREDNVLRRYWGFFGLFVTSMLSVVLANNVLLFIAGWEGTSLASYGLISYWLDDNERNVVGDFGRRIFGIENISKPTTSGIRALIFTRIGDVGLLAVLGYLLSLSGYNYILYPISNVLSTVFSALSTLASRPDGWLILLILFLGGLAKSAQFPFTQWLLTAMTGPTPVSALIHAATMVNLGAILTFLTYQFIPLTTNTSLFFAIMVGITLFTALYTSINALASNEQKVILAYSTADQISLMIFSSSLGALLGNVSLGIIVGLIQMFAHGIYKASLFMNAGSVIHYTESRYVASKPLLYKEIPSVFVLQLIAALNLANLPPLIGFWAHNIIGNLASSASSMIFYLYIILEFLGSIYILRYIARTFMWKGEAHESHEHGHLSTLMIISPAFLILASVILGIFYFNLASFFNVIQFSDIDLISLLLSIIGWIIAFAVYTRRLNLSSVMFLIDFAYYGWYVNPAFDKFGYLFKGFANALFENFERGIVDIGLNEKLPKSVISFGSRIYNAVEDHILGDYIMLYAWGIVLLLIIVLVIFGVIG, from the coding sequence ATGGTTTATTTCTCTTTTATATTATTAATAATTTCATTCATATTGGCAGTCTCAATATTTTTTATTAGATCAAGAATAGCTTCATTTATTGTAAGTCTGCTCTCGATTGCTATTAATATTCCATTTTTATTTTTAAAAGGAAGTTATGAGTATATCTTTGTCTCAAAATATATAGAAGATTTTGGAATTGTTATAAACAATATTAATTATCCATTTCTAATTACTATTCTAATAATTACCTTGTTGACTACTGTATATTCATTAAGGTATATGGAACATAAGTTCAAGGAAGATAATAGATATAATTGGGGTCTTTACTATGCTTTATACACTCTCTTTAGTCTTTCCATGCTATATACTGTATTATCCACTAATTTATTGGAGCTATACATATTTTTGGAGATTTCATTAATCTCCTCATTTTTGTTAATAGCACTTTATGGCTACGGTGATAGACGTAGGATAAGTCTTATGTATTTCATATGGACGCATATTGGTACAATACTACTTTTGGCTTCAATCATAATAATAGGTCTTACTTCGGGCTCGATGAATATTTATACAAATGCCTATACTTTTGCGAACTATTCCGCAATACCTTACTCCATTTTGGTGTTTATAATAGCGGTTATTGGAATGTTTATAAAAGGTGCTCAGGCTGGTTTTAATATATGGTTACCTTATGCTCATGGCGAAGCTCCAACCCCCATTTCAGTACTATTAAGTCCAAATATGGTTGGTTTGGGAATATTCGTAGTTATCATTTACTATTATCTATTCCCTACTATGTCCTTCATAGCTCCTATATTTATAGCGTGGGCCCTCATAACAATGATTTATGGTGGAATTAACGCTTTGGCTCAAAAAGACTTCAAGAGATTTCTAGCTTATTCCAGTGTTTCTCAAATGGGTTATATGTTATTAGGCGCTTCTATTGCCTTTTTGGGAGGATTATCAAGTTCTATTACTTCATTGCCTTTAGGAATATTGGCAAGTATCCTTATTTATGTTTCTCATGGATTCGGAAAAGCTATTCTATTCATGAGTGCTGGTGCATCGATAACTGAACTAAATGAAAGGAATATTGAAAAACTAGGCGGGCTTTATCTGTCCTCCCCTATTCACTCCACAATGGCGTTTATAGGGACGTTAAATCTCTTAGGTCTACCTCCAACTATTGGTTTAATAAGCGAAGCATTATTAATATTTTCAGTAGGTACGATATTAGATAAGATAGGATTATCAGCGTTTGTGATAATAGTAGCCTTTATAATGATTGCAATAGGCACCTCTTCAGCTTATATAGGTTACCTGTTCAAGACTGTTTATGCTGGCAAAAAGGAAAATAAGAATCTTGACAATCTAAAAGAGTATTCAATTCCAATGCTATTAATTGGAGCACTGAGTATAATTACCTTCTTTATTCCTCAGTATATAAGTCCATCCTTAACATTTACATTACTCTTTTCAAATTCTATAATTTTACCGTTAATAGCATTCTTGCCAGTCATAGGTTCATTAATCGCACTGGTAACTCCGAAGTCATTTAATCAAGATTTGAGAGGAGCAATAGTAGTATTAACAATAGGTATCTCAATGGTGTTATCTGCGTTTTTGCTAGTAAATAATTTAGGACAACCATTATTTGGTCATCCTCAGTTATCATACTCATTCGGTTATTTGCAATTTAGTGCAAACTTACTTCAAGCCATTTTGTCCCTTTTCGTATCATCGCTATCATTCTTTATAGCATTATATAGTATAGGATATATGAGAGAGGATAACGTTTTAAGAAGATATTGGGGTTTCTTTGGGCTTTTCGTGACATCAATGCTATCTGTTGTCTTAGCAAATAATGTTTTACTATTTATCGCGGGATGGGAAGGAACTAGCCTAGCATCCTATGGTCTAATTAGCTATTGGTTAGATGATAATGAAAGGAATGTAGTTGGAGATTTTGGAAGAAGAATATTTGGAATTGAAAACATTTCTAAACCAACCACTAGCGGAATTAGAGCTTTAATTTTCACTCGTATAGGTGATGTTGGCTTATTAGCAGTATTAGGTTATTTGCTTTCGCTATCAGGTTACAATTATATCCTATATCCTATATCAAATGTATTATCTACTGTATTTTCTGCACTGTCTACTTTAGCTTCGCGTCCGGACGGGTGGTTAATATTACTAATATTGTTTTTAGGGGGACTTGCTAAAAGTGCGCAATTTCCTTTCACACAATGGTTATTGACTGCTATGACGGGTCCAACGCCGGTAAGTGCTCTAATACACGCAGCTACTATGGTTAATTTAGGGGCTATCCTTACATTCCTTACTTATCAATTTATACCACTTACTACTAACACTTCTCTGTTCTTCGCAATAATGGTAGGGATAACCTTATTTACAGCGTTATATACAAGTATAAACGCTCTAGCCTCAAACGAACAGAAGGTGATTTTAGCCTATTCTACGGCAGATCAAATATCGTTGATGATATTCTCATCTTCTTTAGGTGCTCTACTTGGAAATGTGAGTTTAGGAATAATAGTAGGACTTATACAAATGTTTGCACATGGAATCTATAAGGCGTCTCTCTTCATGAATGCAGGTTCCGTAATACATTATACGGAAAGTAGGTATGTAGCTTCAAAACCATTGTTATACAAGGAAATTCCTTCTGTATTTGTTTTGCAGTTAATTGCTGCGCTAAATTTAGCTAATCTGCCACCTTTAATAGGGTTTTGGGCCCACAATATTATAGGTAATTTAGCTAGTAGTGCTTCATCCATGATATTTTACTTATATATAATTCTAGAATTCCTAGGCTCAATCTATATATTAAGATATATTGCGAGAACGTTCATGTGGAAAGGTGAGGCGCATGAAAGTCATGAACATGGACACTTGAGTACTTTAATGATTATAAGCCCTGCATTCTTAATATTAGCATCAGTAATATTAGGTATATTTTACTTTAATCTAGCGAGTTTCTTTAATGTTATACAATTTTCCGATATAGATTTAATTAGCTTATTATTATCTATAATAGGTTGGATAATAGCCTTTGCTGTTTATACTAGACGTTTAAACTTAAGTTCTGTAATGTTTCTGATAGATTTTGCATATTACGGTTGGTACGTAAATCCAGCTTTTGACAAATTTGGATATCTCTTTAAAGGTTTTGCTAATGCTTTATTTGAAAACTTTGAGAGAGGGATTGTTGACATAGGACTAAACGAGAAATTACCTAAATCTGTGATTAGCTTTGGCTCAAGAATATATAATGCGGTTGAGGATCACATCCTTGGGGATTATATCATGTTATATGCATGGGGTATAGTTTTACTTTTAATTATTGTTTTGGTTATATTCGGGGTGATTGGATAA
- the nuoH gene encoding NADH-quinone oxidoreductase subunit NuoH, giving the protein MSVLSALQYYFFYPSFFLTVIFPGLIFTLIFLLITIWFERKAAAIVQLRYGPYYASKRLGGLLQLFADAIKFVFSEIIIPNGVNQTLYALSPILVLIFAFLPMALLPISTIPSQGSILSVYHNIFYDSQIHQGVLVPYFIEYNLIGIIALESLYPILVIFLAWNTNNRFAVVGSIREAYLSVSYDVLIIISTLALALEYHTLDVAKIVTSGIPGFIANPIAAFVFLVAMLIGSSRFPFEIVEAETELVIGPYTEYSGFLFVLTMAGSYVANLVYAILFVDLFLGGWLPFSGFAGAVFTVFKAAIVVFFSVFLRAVYGRYRIDQALRGSWKYFFPLALASLILGVVVGYLWIR; this is encoded by the coding sequence ATGAGTGTTCTCTCAGCTTTACAATATTATTTCTTCTATCCTTCATTTTTTTTAACAGTAATTTTCCCTGGTCTAATATTCACTCTGATTTTTCTTTTAATTACTATATGGTTTGAAAGAAAAGCTGCAGCAATAGTCCAACTTAGATATGGTCCTTATTATGCATCTAAAAGGCTAGGAGGATTACTGCAGTTATTTGCGGATGCTATAAAGTTTGTCTTCTCAGAGATAATAATTCCCAATGGAGTAAATCAGACACTCTATGCACTATCCCCGATCCTAGTGTTAATATTTGCGTTTTTGCCTATGGCCCTTCTTCCAATTTCTACTATACCATCTCAAGGTTCCATATTATCAGTGTATCATAACATATTTTATGACAGCCAGATTCATCAAGGAGTTTTAGTTCCATATTTTATCGAGTATAATTTAATAGGAATAATCGCACTGGAATCTTTATATCCAATTCTTGTTATATTCTTGGCATGGAATACTAACAATAGATTTGCTGTAGTAGGATCTATAAGGGAAGCTTATCTGTCAGTATCTTATGATGTTTTAATTATAATTTCTACGCTTGCGTTAGCATTAGAGTACCATACGCTTGACGTTGCTAAGATCGTAACTTCAGGAATACCAGGGTTTATAGCTAATCCTATCGCGGCATTCGTCTTCTTAGTTGCAATGTTAATAGGTTCTTCAAGATTTCCCTTCGAAATAGTTGAAGCTGAAACTGAATTAGTTATAGGTCCGTACACAGAGTATAGTGGTTTTCTATTCGTATTGACTATGGCAGGGTCTTATGTAGCGAACTTAGTATATGCAATTCTTTTTGTAGATTTATTCTTAGGTGGTTGGCTACCATTTAGTGGATTTGCCGGTGCTGTATTTACAGTTTTTAAAGCCGCAATAGTAGTATTTTTCTCTGTTTTTCTTAGAGCAGTTTATGGGAGGTATAGGATAGATCAGGCTTTAAGGGGAAGTTGGAAATATTTCTTCCCTCTTGCCTTAGCTTCCTTGATATTAGGTGTGGTGGTGGGTTATCTATGGATAAGGTGA
- the nuoN gene encoding NADH-quinone oxidoreductase subunit NuoN yields the protein MNLDYYLPILIPSILILFSSISVLFIDNGVSESRFRLSLILSAVLVGISLVFLVYSWVAGIVNYTLFSKSLFIDVPGYFFSITVFSIGILSILLSKDHIISWSTRSSMLSLMLLSLLGLFYMSFANNIIIILTTWAISSAASYAITMLRKDYMSVDAGIKYLIMGLLSSSIMIIGFASYLVSTGSLIFTTSVIYPNLFFFAISFISIAFLFKMGAFPFQAWLPDVYTDADRISVAFISSVGKLVGIIPLFRVVYLSDPNIVEVVIFIVISIGSMLVGNITAFSRRDVAAILSFSSITQVGYILIGFAMFTISPAIAIIGILVQSLAYGIAQVGLFGIVSHVEKISGTSDISGLRGISSQDKPLAFAIVVLILSLLGIPPLFGFWGKLFLFESSFTYPWLTIIAVLNSAISAGYYIPIIREVFREGKFEVVKSSERDIAVVSAILSTILGIVIPIVFQILVSQIG from the coding sequence ATGAACTTAGATTATTATTTACCAATTCTAATACCATCAATTTTGATTTTATTTTCCTCAATCTCAGTTTTATTTATAGATAATGGTGTTAGTGAAAGTAGGTTTAGATTATCACTGATACTTTCTGCAGTGCTAGTAGGGATTAGCTTAGTATTTTTAGTTTACTCTTGGGTAGCTGGTATTGTAAATTATACCTTATTCTCTAAGTCTTTATTTATAGACGTACCTGGTTATTTCTTTTCAATAACCGTGTTTAGCATAGGTATACTTAGCATTTTATTAAGTAAAGATCATATAATATCTTGGTCTACACGCTCCTCTATGTTATCGTTAATGCTATTATCCTTACTAGGTTTATTCTATATGTCCTTTGCTAACAATATCATTATTATTCTAACCACTTGGGCAATATCATCTGCCGCAAGTTATGCGATAACTATGCTTAGGAAGGATTATATGTCAGTTGATGCTGGTATTAAATATCTTATCATGGGATTATTGTCAAGTTCAATAATGATTATTGGTTTTGCTTCATATCTAGTTTCAACTGGTTCTCTAATATTTACTACATCTGTAATATATCCTAATCTCTTCTTTTTCGCTATATCTTTCATTTCAATAGCATTTCTATTTAAGATGGGAGCTTTTCCATTTCAAGCCTGGTTACCAGATGTTTATACAGATGCTGATAGAATATCAGTAGCGTTCATTTCGAGTGTTGGTAAGCTCGTAGGTATAATTCCTTTATTTAGAGTAGTATATCTATCAGATCCTAACATAGTAGAAGTAGTGATATTCATAGTTATTTCAATAGGCAGTATGTTAGTAGGAAATATAACAGCTTTTTCAAGGAGAGATGTTGCAGCAATACTTTCGTTTAGTTCAATAACACAAGTTGGGTATATTTTAATAGGTTTTGCGATGTTTACGATATCTCCAGCTATAGCCATTATCGGTATTCTGGTACAGTCTCTCGCTTATGGAATTGCCCAGGTAGGTCTATTTGGTATAGTAAGTCACGTAGAGAAAATATCTGGAACTTCTGACATTTCTGGGCTTAGAGGCATATCATCTCAAGATAAGCCATTAGCTTTTGCTATAGTGGTTCTTATACTAAGTCTGCTTGGAATACCACCACTTTTTGGATTTTGGGGCAAATTATTCTTATTCGAAAGTTCGTTTACCTATCCTTGGCTTACCATAATAGCTGTTCTTAATAGTGCGATATCCGCAGGATATTATATACCAATAATCAGAGAAGTTTTTAGAGAAGGAAAGTTTGAGGTTGTAAAAAGCTCAGAGAGAGACATAGCAGTAGTCTCGGCAATTTTAAGTACAATATTAGGTATAGTTATTCCAATTGTGTTCCAGATATTGGTGAGTCAGATTGGTTAG
- a CDS encoding NADH-quinone oxidoreductase subunit J, protein MYLQTSEILQYILFGFFGIMAIAFSIYIIRAKNVFYGAVSLAFLGLSIAALIALIAPSTYGIYSVFHILLYVGATVTFLAISLVMFKDLEVRIRRGSLGILAGGAVTLLFLITIFISNFRVSPAALQPINFQLLANDLLENYWFPLIILIIALLTTLIEAIALARRD, encoded by the coding sequence ATGTACCTGCAGACGAGTGAAATACTACAATATATACTGTTTGGGTTTTTTGGGATTATGGCAATAGCGTTTTCTATATACATAATTAGAGCTAAGAACGTATTTTATGGTGCTGTAAGTCTAGCATTTCTAGGTTTAAGCATAGCTGCATTAATAGCGTTAATAGCACCTTCAACTTATGGTATATACTCAGTGTTTCACATTCTCCTTTATGTGGGAGCTACTGTAACTTTCCTAGCTATTTCGCTAGTCATGTTTAAGGATTTAGAAGTTAGGATTCGTAGAGGATCATTGGGAATATTGGCTGGAGGAGCAGTGACTCTTCTATTCTTAATTACAATTTTTATATCTAATTTTAGGGTTTCTCCAGCAGCATTGCAACCAATTAATTTCCAATTACTAGCTAATGATCTTTTAGAAAACTATTGGTTTCCATTGATTATACTTATCATAGCTCTATTAACTACATTAATTGAAGCAATAGCTTTAGCTAGGAGGGATTAG
- a CDS encoding NADH-quinone oxidoreductase subunit NuoK, whose amino-acid sequence MMDLGLLGIIISGLLIGIGIYGLSSTSNIIRVLLSSEIVLNASILFVFSYSSVVGMVYKPVIFSLFSIGMALTEVVVAFAAVILYYRQKDKLEVE is encoded by the coding sequence ATGATGGATCTTGGTTTATTGGGTATTATAATATCTGGCCTCTTGATAGGGATAGGCATATATGGTTTGTCCTCAACATCAAATATTATCCGAGTGTTATTATCGTCTGAGATTGTGTTAAATGCATCAATTTTATTTGTTTTCTCCTACTCTAGTGTTGTGGGTATGGTCTACAAGCCTGTAATATTTTCTCTTTTCTCAATAGGTATGGCCTTAACAGAAGTTGTAGTCGCGTTCGCAGCTGTTATCTTATATTATAGGCAAAAAGATAAACTGGAGGTGGAATAA
- the nuoI gene encoding NADH-quinone oxidoreductase subunit NuoI: MDKVKEYKKENIASLFAEHIQSIATGIKYFIKPKRITLQYPEDSLTLPTGYRGMIRLYKDVCIGCTLCALICPADAMKMVTESGKKFPQINYGRCVFCGFCVDVCPVDALKETRVHDLVFNSRKQLIFDPDRFNVDVDEVPLENKPVRKVKAVVDEKKGIKYVPADE, translated from the coding sequence ATGGATAAGGTGAAAGAATATAAGAAAGAAAATATAGCAAGTTTATTTGCAGAACATATACAGTCAATAGCTACGGGTATAAAGTACTTTATAAAACCTAAAAGAATAACACTGCAATACCCTGAGGATAGTCTCACTCTTCCTACAGGATATAGAGGAATGATCAGACTTTACAAAGATGTATGTATAGGCTGTACTTTATGTGCATTAATATGTCCAGCGGATGCTATGAAAATGGTTACGGAAAGTGGAAAGAAATTCCCTCAAATAAATTATGGTAGATGTGTATTCTGTGGTTTCTGCGTAGACGTATGTCCAGTAGATGCGTTAAAAGAAACTAGAGTTCATGATCTAGTTTTTAATTCTAGAAAACAACTAATTTTTGATCCTGATAGATTTAACGTAGATGTTGATGAGGTTCCACTAGAAAATAAGCCAGTGAGAAAAGTAAAAGCAGTAGTAGATGAGAAAAAGGGGATAAAATATGTACCTGCAGACGAGTGA
- the thyX gene encoding FAD-dependent thymidylate synthase, producing the protein MISVKLVSYTNDGEKVIAIAAKMSRSRKGWDYHEKEMTDDEVEIWIRDAIVHGYWSVLEHSVYTFSIEGISRVASHQLVRHRIASYTQTSHRFAKPIDEYYQPIIPLSAKKRDKELIEKAYKEAYNNYFNLLQSGVPEEDARYVLPNGVNTNIVVTMNARELYNFFALRLCSRAQWEIRAIAWMMLEEVKKVHPRLFKYAGPNCIIHENFIRNENESITLEDIFKDYRLEFISQRCIEGVVRDGIRKCVINSRSVVDNIR; encoded by the coding sequence ATGATCTCTGTTAAGTTAGTCTCATATACTAATGATGGGGAGAAAGTCATTGCTATAGCTGCAAAAATGTCGAGGTCCAGAAAAGGTTGGGATTATCACGAGAAGGAAATGACTGATGATGAGGTCGAGATATGGATTAGGGATGCAATAGTTCACGGTTATTGGAGTGTTCTTGAGCATTCTGTATATACATTTTCAATTGAGGGGATTTCGAGAGTAGCATCACATCAACTTGTTAGGCATAGGATAGCCTCATATACTCAAACGTCTCATCGTTTCGCTAAGCCAATTGACGAGTATTATCAGCCAATAATCCCACTATCAGCTAAGAAGAGAGATAAAGAGCTAATAGAGAAAGCGTATAAGGAAGCCTATAATAATTATTTTAACCTTTTACAATCTGGTGTTCCAGAGGAAGATGCTAGATACGTTTTACCTAACGGAGTAAACACAAATATAGTAGTAACAATGAACGCTAGAGAACTATATAACTTTTTCGCGTTAAGGCTTTGTAGTAGAGCTCAGTGGGAGATACGAGCAATAGCATGGATGATGCTTGAGGAGGTAAAGAAAGTCCATCCACGCTTGTTTAAATACGCTGGACCAAATTGTATTATACATGAAAACTTCATAAGAAATGAAAACGAATCAATAACTTTAGAAGATATATTTAAAGATTACAGATTAGAGTTTATATCTCAAAGATGCATTGAGGGAGTGGTGAGAGATGGGATTAGAAAATGCGTTATAAATTCGCGTTCAGTAGTGGATAATATTAGATAA
- a CDS encoding NADH-quinone oxidoreductase subunit C: protein MSEALKNLVNDLQTKFKCQVKVENDRRITVVVTDKKVIKDVANYLKEFGFDHVKAVTGIDYPEQEKLEVVYHISSYSNLDLAKIILALRTTVTYKDPSLPSLYSIFESTWTGERETYEMLGIRFEGHPDLRRLFLDEDFEGVYPLRKSFKIRLEGIFVDKPTTE, encoded by the coding sequence ATGAGTGAAGCATTAAAAAATCTTGTAAATGATTTGCAGACTAAGTTTAAATGCCAAGTTAAAGTTGAAAATGATAGACGGATAACTGTTGTAGTAACTGATAAGAAGGTTATAAAGGATGTGGCTAATTACTTGAAAGAGTTTGGGTTTGATCATGTTAAAGCAGTGACAGGTATAGATTATCCCGAGCAGGAGAAACTAGAGGTAGTTTATCATATATCTTCATACTCAAATTTGGACCTGGCCAAAATAATATTAGCCTTAAGAACAACTGTAACATACAAAGATCCTTCTTTGCCTTCACTGTATTCAATATTTGAAAGTACTTGGACTGGAGAAAGGGAGACTTATGAGATGTTAGGAATTAGGTTTGAAGGTCATCCTGATCTTAGGAGACTTTTCTTGGATGAAGATTTTGAAGGCGTATATCCCTTAAGAAAGTCATTTAAGATTAGGTTGGAGGGGATCTTCGTTGACAAGCCAACCACAGAATGA
- the ndhC gene encoding NADH-quinone oxidoreductase subunit A — protein sequence MSLTQAILGFGIPIVVFLAAGYGLYKLLLLVLPSKPNPLKVSRFEAGNIPTGLGRLWFPLQYYGYLLLYVTLEPIIVLLLPIAFSDYYTTPVAFRDLLLVVVVFIVLMYPVLYYAIKQINLLYQWEMRR from the coding sequence ATGTCACTTACACAAGCTATTTTAGGATTCGGGATTCCTATTGTAGTTTTCCTGGCTGCTGGATATGGTCTTTACAAGCTCTTGCTGTTAGTGCTCCCTTCGAAGCCTAACCCCTTAAAGGTTAGCCGATTTGAGGCTGGAAATATTCCAACAGGATTAGGAAGACTTTGGTTCCCCTTGCAGTATTATGGTTATTTATTACTTTATGTTACATTAGAGCCAATAATTGTATTATTACTTCCTATTGCATTCTCTGATTATTATACGACGCCGGTAGCTTTCAGGGATTTACTATTGGTAGTTGTGGTGTTTATTGTTTTAATGTACCCTGTTCTATATTACGCTATTAAACAAATTAATTTATTATATCAGTGGGAGATGAGAAGATGA
- a CDS encoding DUF2175 domain-containing protein, with protein MSRPATKWKCVLCNNTIYWDELFTYLKNGVTHYTCLRDRAIKNAKIDIKELTLILDSLEEELKSIVSYKQKLSSLQNEEAKKTLDQIEKDAEKNAGILTRLVEKFSDLSQ; from the coding sequence ATGAGTCGTCCCGCTACAAAATGGAAGTGTGTGTTATGTAATAATACAATATATTGGGATGAATTATTCACTTATTTAAAAAATGGCGTTACTCATTATACATGCTTGAGAGATAGAGCAATCAAAAATGCTAAGATCGATATTAAAGAATTAACTTTGATTTTAGATTCTCTGGAGGAAGAATTAAAATCAATAGTTTCTTATAAGCAAAAGTTGTCATCATTACAAAATGAAGAGGCAAAAAAGACGCTAGATCAAATTGAAAAGGATGCAGAGAAGAACGCTGGCATTTTAACCAGATTAGTTGAGAAGTTTAGTGATCTTTCTCAATAA
- a CDS encoding NADH-quinone oxidoreductase subunit D has protein sequence MTSQPQNEIQEQLLAATGMSVEFIPIQGELNVGPQHPGSGHMRIFVKLNGDIIEDVDLDVGYVHRAVEKLSENRNYMHLIPLVERPAILDSIHMNLGYIIAVEKILGVDVPERAQYLRSFAAEVNRIASHLYGLGILSIFLGHSTGFMWGFGDREVWVTILEALTGARVTNSYIIPGGVRRDITQEIKDMTLKAISYQRKRLEDWKKIFFYNPSIRARLENVGVMTKENAIRWGAVGPNLRASGVYYDVRKIEPYGAYDKLDFEIPVYKEGDGLARGLVRLEEIEQSMRILEQIIKNIPEGNILSDRFFKQIPPTRLKKYWETYRRIVLPGYYASFRPPKGEAISRVEAGRGELAYYVVSDGSPKPYRLRMITPSYRLIYVFKQLCKGSRYADLVSIYGSLDYFPPEADR, from the coding sequence TTGACAAGCCAACCACAGAATGAAATACAAGAACAACTTCTAGCAGCTACTGGGATGTCTGTAGAATTTATACCAATTCAAGGGGAGCTTAATGTAGGTCCACAACATCCTGGCTCTGGTCATATGAGGATATTTGTAAAATTAAATGGAGATATCATAGAGGATGTAGACTTAGACGTTGGTTATGTTCATAGAGCAGTGGAAAAGCTTTCGGAAAATAGAAATTATATGCACCTTATACCTTTAGTAGAGAGACCAGCAATTTTAGATTCTATACATATGAATTTAGGTTACATTATTGCAGTGGAAAAGATTTTAGGGGTTGATGTTCCAGAAAGGGCACAATACTTAAGGAGTTTTGCGGCAGAGGTAAATAGGATAGCTAGTCATCTCTATGGGCTAGGCATTTTGTCAATATTCTTGGGTCACTCTACTGGTTTTATGTGGGGTTTTGGTGATAGAGAAGTATGGGTAACAATATTGGAAGCATTAACGGGGGCAAGAGTTACGAATTCATATATAATACCAGGCGGAGTTAGAAGAGATATAACACAAGAAATAAAAGATATGACGTTAAAGGCCATATCATATCAACGTAAAAGGTTAGAAGATTGGAAAAAGATCTTCTTTTATAATCCATCAATTAGAGCAAGGCTCGAAAACGTTGGGGTAATGACTAAAGAAAACGCTATCAGATGGGGTGCAGTTGGTCCCAATTTAAGAGCTTCCGGAGTATATTATGATGTTCGAAAGATAGAACCTTATGGAGCTTACGATAAATTAGACTTTGAAATTCCTGTATACAAAGAGGGAGATGGTCTAGCAAGAGGTTTAGTAAGATTAGAAGAAATCGAACAAAGTATGAGAATATTAGAGCAGATAATAAAGAATATACCAGAGGGTAATATTTTGTCAGACAGGTTTTTCAAACAGATACCTCCTACTAGACTTAAGAAGTATTGGGAGACTTATCGACGAATTGTATTGCCAGGATATTATGCTTCATTTAGGCCACCTAAGGGTGAAGCTATATCTAGAGTAGAGGCTGGAAGAGGAGAGCTGGCATATTATGTAGTAAGTGATGGTTCTCCTAAGCCTTATAGGTTAAGAATGATAACTCCCTCTTATAGGTTAATATATGTTTTTAAGCAGTTATGTAAAGGTTCCCGATATGCTGATTTAGTTTCGATTTATGGTAGCCTAGATTATTTCCCACCGGAGGCAGATAGGTAA